Proteins encoded in a region of the Solanum dulcamara chromosome 9, daSolDulc1.2, whole genome shotgun sequence genome:
- the LOC129902367 gene encoding thioredoxin H-type 1-like encodes MAATSSEEGQLISCHKVEEWKEHLQKGVETQKLVVVDFTASWCGPCRFIAPILADIAKKMPHVIFLKVDVDELKTVAEEWNVEAMPTFVFIKEGKEVSRVVGANKDGLLHAIQEHGAAPATVIA; translated from the exons ATGGCTGCTACTTCATCTGAGGAAGGACAACTGATCAGCTGCCACAAGGTTGAGGAGTGGAAAGAGCACCTCCAGAAGGGCGTGGAGACCCAAAAACTG GTGGTGGTGGATTTTACTGCTTCCTGGTGCGGCCCTTGCCGTTTTATTGCCCCAATTCTTGCTGACATTGCTAAGAAGATGCCCCATGTTATATTCCTCAAGGTTGATGTTGATGAACTGAAG ACTGTTGCAGAGGAATGGAATGTGGAGGCAATGCCAACTTTTGTCTTCATTAAAGAGGGGAAAGAAGTGTCTAGGGTTGTTGGTGCCAATAAAGATGGATTGCTTCATGCCATACAGGAGCATGGTGCTGCTCCTGCTACTGTGATAGCTTGA